The genomic region CAGCATGGCTCAGCGACGAAGAACGCCGCATCGCAGTTCTTCGAATGGCCGAAGATGCCAGTAAGGAAGACGATCGAGCTGATGTATCAGCTTGGGAGGGTGCTAGAATGGCATTCACTGATCCTGCGCTTTACATGATCTGGATCATGCAGCTTGGTCTCAACACAGCAGCCGCCTTTACAAACTTCTTCCCTACTATTGTCAAGACGCTGGGTTATAGCTCGACTATCACTCTTCTGCTTTCTGCGCCACCGTATGTCTTTGCGGCGGCGCTGGGTATCACGAACTCTTGGCATAGCGATCGTGTTAATGAGCGATGGCTACATGTTGTTTGGCCACAGATATTCTGCAGTATTGGGTTCATCATCTCAGCTGTGACTCTCAACACGGCTGCTCGATACATCTCGACATTCATGATGATGTCAGTCTATGGATCCTTTGGCTGCATCTTGTCTTGGGTGTCTTCGTCTTTACCGCGTCCATCCACAAAGCGTGCTATCTCATACGCTGTTGTTAACGCGGGTTCGAATCTTGCGTCTATCTACGCATCATACTTCTATTTTCCGTCTCAAGGCCCGCGATATTGGCAAGCAAACGTCGCTAACGTAGCGTTCAGTGGTCTTTGCATTGCTATGGCGACTATTCTGAGATTCTTCCTGGCGAGGAGAAATAAGAAGCTGGACAAGGCGAGGGAGCATGATCTTCAGCATGAGGGTACTTTGAGTGGTAGTGAAACAAGGCTGCTTACTGAGAAGTGGCAGTGCGGAACTGAGTATGTTTTTACACTGTAGATGAGCTAACGTCGATGGAGTATAAGACAAGCCAATCGGCCTCTATCGTCTTCTAATTTTGAATGGGCACTAAAGTCACCACTCCATTGACTTTCTAAGATATTGCCGAGAAAAGATTATCATCATGCCAGCCATGCCGCCCTCTCGATGCCGGATACTTACGCCTGCTAAATAAGGCTTACTGGCAAAGAGTTTAGGCTCTATTGGCGATTCATTCCGTTACCAGCACTATAGAAGACCACAGAAGACATTCCGTTGtaataagacctaaaatAACCATCAATCTCCTGATCGTGATGGACTTTCCTGGTGCTACAGATAAGGGACGAAAGAGTATTAACCGTCTTTCATTACCTCACTCAGTGCACTGGAATGTTCCACCCTGACTTGGACCATTCTGTTGGAACCTTGCACAATTGAAACACGAACTGTCTTTAGCCCCAACATCCTTACATAGACCATAGAACAAGTTTCCGTCGATCTTGCCAAAAATACTTTGTAGCTACCGCAATATTAGAAGACTGTCAGTATTCAAAGTTATATACGCACAAAAAGTCCTTGAAATCTTGGCCCTGCACCGCTGTCACGTCTAAGCCAGGGCTGTTTAGATGTCGCATCATAACTTGCTGGACCTGCCGCAAACAGTTAAACACTATAGTACATAACGAGTAAACTTCTTGAACTGACCGTAGACAAAGCTGTACGAGTCACCGCATGACCTAGCAACGAGCGATGTTTTGGTATCGTCGAGAGCCCCGTCAGTTTTTGTCTGGCAGGCGCAGTAGTCATAACTAGCCGCAGTGGCAAGGGATCTGATTTGGATACATAAGTAGGAAGTCTTTCAGCTTTTTTTTAGAACACTACTTACAAGAAACAGTTGATAGCCAAGGCCAATTCTTTTGTAGGTAGCATCATGGTGGTTGGTTGAACAAAGTTGGCTCTGTACTTATTTGTGAATtgcaaaaaagaaagaaattaTTCTCAAGAAAGATTTGGGGCTCGGATGAATATAAATACTTCTTTAGTTATGAATAAACTACCATTAACATTCTGGAATAACAGGCTAAGTGCCGAGCACTGACAAGATTTGTAATCGGTAGTTTTTGCATTACAGTAATACCCCTGTAGGGTTTATAATACATGTCTCCTCGTGTATGCGGCCTAAACTTAAACAGATGCTATACGAGGACGAAGGAGAACTTAAACACATGCTATACGCGGACCGTGGAGAAGACATTTCCCCAATGAGACTCATAGCTACAGAGACGAACATCAAGATGCGCTTTGATAGACTCGGGAACACGGAACCCCGAGCCAACGTCGCTGTAAATCATTGCCTCTTCTCGAAGCGTAGAAGCCATAAAGtttaaactatttaaataaaaaccGCGTATTAAACCAGTGAATCGTGAAACTTTGATGGCCAATGAGCAACTACCAGATGGTAGACAAGATATCCGAACCATCCGCGCCATTTCAAGTATATATGAGATGAGAAATTGGCGGGCGCAGGGCTAAGAGCTGTAAACTTTGTTGATCTGAAGTTACGAGTCTgcagaattatataaacacCGCCTCATCCTCTTGGTGAAGACTTCCACTTCATTCTTGAGTACGCAAACCTTCACGTCAGTAATCAACATCAAATCCACCCGTATCCCCAGCCAATATGAGGCCTGATCTGTACATTTTGTGGTTTGCCGCTGCATCTGTCCCTGTGTCAGGACGAACCATTTATTCTGAAGAGTCCGTATAAAAATACCTCGCACTCAGCTCTTTTGCTGACTACAATTAGGCTTGGGTCTGATCTCTCAGCAAATGCTGCGCATCCTCAATCAGACCGTTTTGGCCTTGAGAAGCGACAATTTAGGCAGCATAGAGTAAGGGTCAACTGGATCGTCACCCTGGCTCAAGCAACCGACCTTATCTTGAATGTTTTTGTACAAACCGACTCGAACGGACGTGTCTCTATTGTTCCAGAGCAAGTGAATCTAGGTTGGATTCTGAGTAACCCTCAGGCAACTGGCGGTTCCAACGAGTATGCCTCTATGCTGAGCATCGTTCGACCTTGGGGAAGGGCTACTGCCCAAATTTTCTGGAATGCAGTGACGGGGTCCTGGATTGGTGTTGTGAGTGACGGTGTTGTGAACGAGAGGGGTCAAGAGATGCAACATTCTTTAAACTGGTGCAGCTGAGTAGACGTTAGATGTTCCTTGCAACGTTATAcatatatttatatacatCCCGCATATAACAAGGCAACTAACTGCTGGGTTCAGCTTGAGTGGAACTTTCATGACAACCTCTTGTCGCATGTAATAATATTTCGACACTTACACGTATTAGCAAATGCAGAAGTGACCGGCCTGGGCTGACAAAAAGCCGGGAGGAAAGGCAATTGTAGGGCGTAGATACTAGTATAGAATGTCAGATTTTCGATCGACTCGCCTGTTGTGTGCTACTTCTTTTATCCTTCTGCCACTATGACCGTTTCATGATCGAGGAGATGGGATCTGTAGCTAAACGGGTGAAAGCAGAACGAGACTGAGGGAGAAAGTTTTGGTCTTGATAGCAAGTGCCATCTACTGAACG from Fusarium fujikuroi IMI 58289 draft genome, chromosome FFUJ_chr04 harbors:
- a CDS encoding related to allantoate permease, giving the protein MADVKETGEELHLETLGGETAHIEDRGTKEKALVRRIDKRMMPLMMLLYILNYLDRNNIATARLGNFEEDIGLVAEQYNTVISIFFVGYILTQVPTNMILNKMRPSIFLPCIMVCWATVSACTGAVQSYHGMIALRFILGFVEAPFFPGALFLFSSWYTKKELAVRISVLYAAGQMAGAFGGLLGSAIMAGMDGKAGLANWRWLFIIEGCATYPAAIVTYFVVPDYPATTAWLSDEERRIAVLRMAEDASKEDDRADVSAWEGARMAFTDPALYMIWIMQLGLNTAAAFTNFFPTIVKTLGYSSTITLLLSAPPYVFAAALGITNSWHSDRVNERWLHVVWPQIFCSIGFIISAVTLNTAARYISTFMMMSVYGSFGCILSWVSSSLPRPSTKRAISYAVVNAGSNLASIYASYFYFPSQGPRYWQANVANVAFSGLCIAMATILRFFLARRNKKLDKAREHDLQHEGTLSGSETRLLTEKWQCGTEYVFTL